In a genomic window of Pelecanus crispus isolate bPelCri1 chromosome 1, bPelCri1.pri, whole genome shotgun sequence:
- the TCEANC gene encoding transcription elongation factor A N-terminal and central domain-containing protein translates to MSHQKNIVHRAHCIEKLLSENNFQDIEDHLKELEDVNMTVGYLQGTEVAKAVYRVLKSCPSVELKKKAKQLLSRWKTLYKNNCVQSMQVKKSVSVYVKEEIVVPRGQPLSEGPYPQEALGATSSKILVPSQTVKNVVCNDTEGSMNQLSSFEEQHTDNEDSKPLVNEASLQQDPVRALRCKCMDLLYKALTGSAKDKEETDKWLELSKEIEEHVFALHAKNDKKYKNCIRSKISNLKNPKSCHLKHNLFSGTLSPKAFAEMTVIEMASDELKQLRALYTESSVQEHQLPQVTNGTQTNKIKCRRCEKFDCTVTMIARGTLFLPGWVRNTNPDEQMLTYVICNGCGEQWYHSRWICL, encoded by the coding sequence ATGTCTCACCAGAAAAATATTGTGCACAGAGCCCATTGTATTGAAAAGCTACTGTCTGAGAACAATTTCCAAGATATTGAGGATCATCTTAAAGAACTTGAAGATGTTAATATGACTGTAGGATATCTTCAGGGGACAGAAGTTGCCAAGGCTGTATACAGAGTACTCAAGAGCTGCCCTTCAGTAGagttgaaaaagaaagcaaagcagttaTTATCAAGGTGGAAAACACTTTACAAGAATAACTGTGTTCAGTCAATGCAAGTTAAAAAGTCAGTTTCTGTGTATGTGAAAGAGGAAATTGTGGTTCCTAGAGGGCAGCCGCTGTCTGAAGGACCATATCCGCAGGAGGCATTAGGTGCTACTAGTTCTAAAATTTTGGTCCCATCGCAGACTGTTAAAAATGTGGTATGTAACGACACAGAAGGCAGCATGAAtcagctttcttcttttgagGAACAACACACCGATAATGAAGATTCTAAACCTCTTGTTAACGAAGCAAGTCTGCAGCAGGATCCAGTGAGAGCTCTGAGATGTAAATGTATGGATCTTCTTTATAAAGCTTTGACTGGTTCTGccaaagacaaagaagaaactGATAAATGGCTAGAGCTATCTAAAGAAATTGAAGAACATGTTTTTGCTCTTCATGCTAAAAATGACAAGAAGTATAAAAATTGCATCAGAAGCAAAATCTCTAACCTGAAGAACCCTAAAAGTTGCCACTTAAAACATAACCTCTTTTCAGGGACGCTGAGTCCAAAGGCTTTTGCTGAGATGACAGTGATAGAAATGGCCAGTGATGAACTGAAACAGCTCAGGGCTCTGTACACAGAATCATCTGTTCAGGAACATCAGCTTCCACAAGTTACTAATGGcacacagacaaacaaaataaagtgtAGGCGCTGTGAAAAATTTGATTGCACCGTCACTATGATCGCCAGGGGAACTCTCTTTCTTCCAGGTTGGGTGCGAAACACAAATCCAGATGAACAAATGTTGACTTACGTTATTTGTAATGGATGTGGAGAACAGTGGTATCACAGCAGATGGATTTGTTTGTAA